A section of the Macaca thibetana thibetana isolate TM-01 chromosome 10, ASM2454274v1, whole genome shotgun sequence genome encodes:
- the GID8 gene encoding glucose-induced degradation protein 8 homolog, giving the protein MSYAEKPDEITKDEWMEKLNNLHVQRADMNRLIMNYLVTEGFKEAAEKFRMESGIEPSVDLETLDERIKIREMILKGQIQEAIALINSLHPELLDTNRYLYFHLQQQHLIELIRQRETEAALEFAQTQLAEQGEESRECLTEMERTLALLAFDSPEESPFGDLLHTMQRQKVWSEVNQAVLDYENRESTPKLAKLLKLLLWAQNELDQKKVKYPKMTDLSKGVIEEPK; this is encoded by the exons ATGAGTTATGCAGAAAAACCCGATGAAATCACGAAAGATGAGTGGATGGAAAAGCTCAATAACTTGCACGTCCAGAGAGCAGACATGAACCGCCTCATCATGAACTACCTGGTCACAG agGGCTTTAAGGAAGCAGCGGAGAAGTTTCGAATGGAATCTGGGATCGAACCTAGTGTGGATCTGGAAACACTTGATGAACGAATCAAGATCCGGGAGATGATACTGAAAGGTCAGATTCAGGAGGCCATCGCCTTGATCAACAGCCTCCACCCAGAGCTCTTGGACACAAACCGGTATCTTTACTTCCATTTGCAG CAACAGCATTTGATCGAGCTGATCCGCCAGCGGGAGACAGAGGCGGCGCTGGAGTTTGCGCAGACTCAGCTGGCGGAGCAGGGCGAGGAGAGCCGAGAGTGCCTCACAGAGATGGAGCGTACGCTGGCACTGCTGGCCTTTGACAGTCCCGAGGAGTCGCCCTTCGGAGACCTCCTCCACACCATGCAGAGGCAGAAG GTGTGGAGTGAAGTTAACCAAGCTGTCCTAGATTATGAAAATCGCGAGTCAACACCCAAACTGGCAAAATTACTGAAACTACTACTTTGGGCTCAGAACGAGCTGGAccagaagaaagtaaaatatccCAAAATGACAGACCTCAGCAAGGGCGTGATCGAGGAACCCAAGTAA